GAAGACACCGCGGTGACCCAGGAAGAGCTTGCGCAGTCGTTCGGCGTGGACATTGGCGACATGGTCGACTGCGTCTCTGGCTTTGGGGAAACCCGACGCGAGCGCAACGAAGACATCGTCGGGAAGCTGCAGCACAATCCGCAATACGTGCCGCTGAAGCTGCTGGACCGCTTGGCCAACGTCGAGGCGTGCGTCGAGGAAGGCAAACTCGAGTTCCTCCCGATGTATCGCAAGGAAATGCCGATGTATTACGGCCTGTTCAGCGCCGCGTATCCCGAGGCCTACGCGCGACTGTGCCGGGCACTCAACTGGTGATTCTGCCCAAAAGCCCCGCTCCCGCGGGGCTTTTTCTTGTGCTCAGGGTTCGATGTAGACGGTCACGCCGTCATGGTATTGGCCGCCCGACACGTCCTGGCCAGGCGCAATGCTGGCGAAGACGGGAATGTCGCGCCCCAGGAGCAGCAGCGAAAGGACGACCGGCACCGACTGGCGCGACGCGACCGTGCCCCACACGCGCGAGTAGCTGCTGTCGGAGTAGATGTTGTAGCTCAGCGTGTCGGCCTTGCTGGTGTGCTTCATCTTGCGAGTCGCGATGCTCCCGGATGTCTCTGATGGTCCGAAGCTGACGTTCACCAGTGCTCCCGCCAGGCACCGGACGTTGAGCGACGATGAGGTTTTCAGGGGCTGCGCGCTTGTCGCCTCGTAGCTGCCAAACTGCAGTGGGCGGGTGCTGACTGAGCAGCCCATCTCCAGCCCAAGCAGAGCGTGCGCCGGCCAAGAGACCAGGCAAAGCAGTGCCAGGCTAAGGGCTCGTACAAGGGACATCCCCAATCTCCAGAAAAGCTGTTTTTCGTTCCGGGATGCGCACGGATACTTGGCAGGGCCGGCCGTCCACCACAAGACCGCCTTCATAAAGGCCCGGCGGTCCTTCATCTGTGTAAAAGGTGCCGTCCTTGCTCGTGACCAGCCGGAGCGTGTCCGAAGGGCTGGCAAGCGAAACCCGATGGCTGCCCAAGGCCACGCCGTCGGCGGACACCAGCCTTCCGGAGAGGGCTTGAGCAAGGTGCACCTTGAAATCCAGCAGGACGCCAGCCTTGTCCGGCAAAGAGACGTTCCTCTGCAGGGACTCGACTGCATAGTCCAGGGGAATGTTCTGTTCGTCCAGGGTGAGGCCATGCTGGGCCCAACTCGTAAGGTATGGCACCAGGAGACGACCATCATCTCCGGTGCGACCCATGTACTGGTTGTCCATCATGACCTTGACACCAGGCAACTTCGCGTCGACCACCGCGAACGCACCGTCGATGGGCCGCGTTATGCGCAATCCGTCCCCCCGAGTCCAGGCCACCGTGCTCGCCACCGAAACCCCCGCTTGCCCGGTTCGTTCCGAGGCATCGGCAGAGAAGGAAGTGCTGAACCGCTCGTGGAGGTACTGGCCACTGGCACGCACGTCCTGTTGGTCACCGACCCGCTGGGTGGCAAGGCGGTACCCGAGACCGCGCTGTCGCGAGCCGACGCTTGAGTAGTCGGCGCCAGAGACCACCTGCCCGCGGGAGGCCGAGACGTAGGCACCGGACGATTGGTTCAGACCCAGGTCGTAGCTCAGGGAGACGGCCACGCCTGGTGACACGTCCGGTCCGTGCCCGGTGGTCCCTCGCAGCGTGACATTCAGGGCGCCCCACCGCTTTGAAACGCTGAAAGACAGGCTTTGGCTCCCCTTGCCGTCCATCCGTTCGACCTTGGCCCCGGTGAGCGCGAACACCACGCCAGCGGCAGCCGTGGCCTGGTAGGTGGCGCTGTAGCGCGCGGCGCCCCGCACCCCTGGGTCGGTGACAGCTTCGCCGTAGAAGCCCCGCGAGTAGCGCTCGGCTTGGAATTGCACACTGCCGTGCTTGGATTGACGGACGAAGGCGGCGACCAAGCCCTGGCCGTGCGCGACACCGCTCGCCTGTGTCAGCTGCGCGGATAAGCTGCCGAACTGGCCGAGGACCGCCGTGACCTGGCCGCCGGTGTAATGCGCTCCGCCTGCTGTCCCCTGGGCGAACCCGCCAAGCGTCAGCGCTGGACTGAGCCCGCGGGCATACCGCAGGTTGTAGCCCCACGAAGGCCCCGCACCGACGCCACCCGAGGTTTCGCCGGCCGACACCGCATAATCAGAAACGCCCTCCGCGAGCCCCTCGCTTGGCAGGTAGCGCTGGTCCGTGAAGCGGGACAGCACGTTTCCTGCGCGGTCACGCAGCACGACCTCCGTCGCATGGAGCCCTGCGCCGACGTTGAGGTCGGACATCGACAAAGGTCCGGGTTTGACCGCGACGCTGCGCACCCGGATTCCGTCCACGTAGACATCGGCCATCGCGGGCACGGCCGCCTCGGCCGTAAAGGCAAGGCCTGGCACCCGCTGGAAGTACGGCTTCATCTCGAAGGCGCGCCCGAACCAAACGCCGCGCATGGCTCGTCCGGCATAGCCGTCATTGGGTACATCGCCGATGCTCAAGCGCTGCATCTGGCTTGGGAAGTCCCGACTGAACCGCAGCAGGCTGGAGCGCCAAGTGTTGTCCTCGGAGTACAGGTTGGCCTGCATCAGCCATGCTTGATGGCGAAACGAGTTCTCCGAATAGAACAAGGGGCTTCCCGGCTTGACCGTGTCCGTCGCGACGCGAAAGTTGCCGATGAAGCTCGTCTCAGCCGGGGTGAGCCCGTACGGGCTGACGCTCGCAAGCGAAATCTCCTGGGTGCCTAGACGCGCCGTGTCAGCAGTGAGCCGAACTTCCAGGGCGCTTTCGTCGATGACCGCCTCGACGCCCTCGAGCCCGGTCAGAGGAAGCACGACTTGGCCATCTACGGTGCTTTCGGGGCCGACGGTCTTGATGCCAAGCTTGGCGAGCTCCGAGCGCGCGACGAAGTATTCCCCCTTGTCGAAGACAAAGTTGAAGTTGCCGCGCGGCGAGTCGTTCAGCACGACATCGAGCAGTGCGACCTCGGCGCGCACCCCCGCATGGAGCAGCACGAGTGCCGCCACCGTCAGCCCCCTGCGCACACATCAGTCCGCGCAGAGCGGACCCTGTAGAGCCGTCGGCAGGTTGCCTTCCTCGGTCTCTGCCACCAGCGCCAGGCTTGCGGCACTGCAGGCTGGGCCGGCTGTCTTGAATTCGACCTTGCGGGCGGCACCCGGCAGCAGATACCAAGGATTCAGTTCGCCGAAGGACACCTGGTCCGCTGCCAGGCTCGTCAGGCGGACGTGCGCGTTGCCATTGTTGACAACCCAACCCTGGCCTTGCCCGTCCTTGAATGATTCCGGCTTGAAGCTCAGGGCCAGAGTTTCGGTCGCGGGCCTGTGCCACACTGCGACGCCAAACTTGACCGCCACCGAAAGTCGCGAAGCCCCGACGCGGCCAGCGGCAGAGGGAATTTCCTCCAGGAACAGGCGATACGCTGTCTCCGCGGTGCCTGCGGGCCGCTTGATGCGCGCCCGAACGACACGCTTCGCGCCTGGAGCGACCTCCACCTCCATCGGGAAGAACGCCACGTCGTCGGTGGGCTCGTAGCTGTCCACACCTTCGGCGCTTTGCTTCCATCGCACAGCGCTCACCTTCAGGCGCAGCGGTTCGGCGTCGTCGTTCGTCACCGACACCGAGCCGGCTGGGGCCTTGTCGGTCAGGTCCATGCGTAGCGGCGCAACGGTGAACTGGCCGGCGAATGCACTGGAGGCAGCAATGGCCAACAGGAGGGGAGCAAGTAGTTTCTTCATGGAAAAGCGGTCCTTTGGAAGAGGCCCCAAAAAGCGGCCTTACTTGGATAGGGAGCCGGCTTTATGCGCGCGACGACTGAAAGTGGCCCCGTGCCGCGAAATGACTAAGGGAGGCCGAGGCCTCCTTTTGGGTGGGAATGCAG
The genomic region above belongs to Variovorax sp. PBL-E5 and contains:
- a CDS encoding HD domain-containing protein; the encoded protein is MTTSAFNHLRFDAPVPEEAVVAARAFAIKAHGDQVYGDKSYVEGHLDRVEALVRFYKLPNFFRVGAYLHDTLEDTAVTQEELAQSFGVDIGDMVDCVSGFGETRRERNEDIVGKLQHNPQYVPLKLLDRLANVEACVEEGKLEFLPMYRKEMPMYYGLFSAAYPEAYARLCRALNW
- a CDS encoding Csu type fimbrial protein, with protein sequence MKAVLWWTAGPAKYPCASRNEKQLFWRLGMSLVRALSLALLCLVSWPAHALLGLEMGCSVSTRPLQFGSYEATSAQPLKTSSSLNVRCLAGALVNVSFGPSETSGSIATRKMKHTSKADTLSYNIYSDSSYSRVWGTVASRQSVPVVLSLLLLGRDIPVFASIAPGQDVSGGQYHDGVTVYIEP
- a CDS encoding fimbria/pilus outer membrane usher protein → MAALVLLHAGVRAEVALLDVVLNDSPRGNFNFVFDKGEYFVARSELAKLGIKTVGPESTVDGQVVLPLTGLEGVEAVIDESALEVRLTADTARLGTQEISLASVSPYGLTPAETSFIGNFRVATDTVKPGSPLFYSENSFRHQAWLMQANLYSEDNTWRSSLLRFSRDFPSQMQRLSIGDVPNDGYAGRAMRGVWFGRAFEMKPYFQRVPGLAFTAEAAVPAMADVYVDGIRVRSVAVKPGPLSMSDLNVGAGLHATEVVLRDRAGNVLSRFTDQRYLPSEGLAEGVSDYAVSAGETSGGVGAGPSWGYNLRYARGLSPALTLGGFAQGTAGGAHYTGGQVTAVLGQFGSLSAQLTQASGVAHGQGLVAAFVRQSKHGSVQFQAERYSRGFYGEAVTDPGVRGAARYSATYQATAAAGVVFALTGAKVERMDGKGSQSLSFSVSKRWGALNVTLRGTTGHGPDVSPGVAVSLSYDLGLNQSSGAYVSASRGQVVSGADYSSVGSRQRGLGYRLATQRVGDQQDVRASGQYLHERFSTSFSADASERTGQAGVSVASTVAWTRGDGLRITRPIDGAFAVVDAKLPGVKVMMDNQYMGRTGDDGRLLVPYLTSWAQHGLTLDEQNIPLDYAVESLQRNVSLPDKAGVLLDFKVHLAQALSGRLVSADGVALGSHRVSLASPSDTLRLVTSKDGTFYTDEGPPGLYEGGLVVDGRPCQVSVRIPERKTAFLEIGDVPCTSP
- a CDS encoding fimbrial biogenesis chaperone, producing the protein MKKLLAPLLLAIAASSAFAGQFTVAPLRMDLTDKAPAGSVSVTNDDAEPLRLKVSAVRWKQSAEGVDSYEPTDDVAFFPMEVEVAPGAKRVVRARIKRPAGTAETAYRLFLEEIPSAAGRVGASRLSVAVKFGVAVWHRPATETLALSFKPESFKDGQGQGWVVNNGNAHVRLTSLAADQVSFGELNPWYLLPGAARKVEFKTAGPACSAASLALVAETEEGNLPTALQGPLCAD